In Vibrio alfacsensis, the following proteins share a genomic window:
- a CDS encoding porin → MKTNRFLLTASAFLLASPAIAIEIAKHDTATLEFGGWIAAEYSHNFDDSPYDLGFNSNASRLFLAGENKINDDITAFGKLEYALAFSDVTDKEFNTRLGYIGMRTKYGSIEAGKVWSPFYDIAMYSDTVFSNKDTATGAFFAPASEVGGFGRADNSVKYYNQFGVGDGKILVGLIAGDQSDQAITDTVTVGTTYGGSLRYAQGGFQFGVAHQVANADGLAKGEDAISATIVGAFYNNEKWMLGGNYTFGNNNQKEFGASPVASELVDSDGIEFFGHYRFSDSWKAFVGYNRLTTETDAYTTEFSNVGVVKNFDKKLALYSEYRIDHDSTKNSLFHGDAWSIGIIYFFSEYPQYF, encoded by the coding sequence ATGAAAACAAATCGCTTTTTGCTTACTGCTAGTGCTTTCTTGTTAGCTTCTCCTGCGATAGCCATTGAGATAGCCAAACATGATACGGCAACACTGGAATTTGGTGGCTGGATTGCTGCTGAATACAGTCACAATTTTGATGATAGTCCCTATGATTTAGGCTTTAACTCTAATGCCTCTCGCTTGTTCTTGGCGGGTGAGAACAAAATCAATGACGACATCACCGCATTTGGCAAATTGGAATATGCCTTAGCGTTTAGTGATGTGACCGATAAAGAGTTCAATACGCGTCTTGGTTACATCGGCATGCGAACAAAATATGGTTCGATTGAAGCGGGTAAAGTCTGGTCTCCTTTTTATGACATCGCTATGTATTCAGACACCGTATTCAGCAATAAAGATACCGCCACGGGAGCATTCTTTGCCCCAGCATCAGAAGTGGGCGGCTTTGGTCGAGCTGATAATTCGGTTAAGTACTATAACCAATTTGGTGTTGGTGACGGCAAGATACTTGTTGGTTTGATTGCGGGTGATCAAAGTGACCAAGCGATTACTGATACGGTCACCGTCGGTACGACTTATGGTGGTTCTCTACGTTATGCGCAAGGTGGTTTTCAATTTGGTGTCGCTCACCAAGTCGCGAATGCGGATGGGTTAGCAAAGGGTGAAGATGCCATCAGTGCGACCATTGTCGGGGCATTCTACAACAATGAAAAATGGATGTTGGGTGGAAACTATACATTTGGCAACAACAATCAAAAAGAATTTGGCGCCTCACCCGTTGCCTCAGAACTCGTTGATTCCGATGGCATCGAATTTTTTGGACACTACCGCTTTTCTGATAGCTGGAAAGCCTTTGTTGGCTACAACCGTTTAACGACTGAAACGGACGCATACACGACAGAATTCTCTAATGTTGGCGTAGTGAAAAACTTTGATAAAAAGCTCGCCCTCTATTCTGAATATCGAATTGATCATGACTCAACCAAGAACAGCTTGTTCCATGGCGATGCTTGGTCAATCGGCATTATCTACTTCTTCTCTGAATACCCTCAATATTTCTAG
- a CDS encoding winged helix-turn-helix domain-containing protein produces MNLVLHSDHYQFDDFCYSPTEGVIVTKDKRIILKARENELLHILIKQHPLPATRDAIQQALWSNSYATDSTINQAIKTLRDDLIDSDRTLIRTIPKTGYILGASPKFVRYQMGAASKQKGAHIQYLPTFIFGLIFGLFFLVIGYQFGAPEVVGITATNNQTHYLLSQTI; encoded by the coding sequence ATGAATTTAGTTCTGCACAGCGATCATTATCAATTTGACGACTTTTGTTATTCTCCGACAGAGGGCGTGATAGTAACCAAAGACAAAAGAATCATCTTAAAAGCTCGTGAAAACGAATTGCTGCACATTTTAATTAAACAACACCCATTACCAGCAACACGAGATGCAATTCAACAAGCACTATGGAGCAACTCCTATGCAACTGACTCAACCATTAACCAAGCCATAAAAACATTAAGAGACGATCTCATTGACAGCGATCGCACGTTAATAAGAACCATCCCAAAAACAGGATACATATTGGGTGCTAGTCCTAAATTTGTTCGATACCAAATGGGAGCCGCTTCTAAACAAAAGGGCGCTCATATCCAATATTTACCTACTTTTATTTTTGGGCTGATCTTTGGCTTATTTTTTCTTGTTATTGGGTATCAATTTGGCGCGCCGGAAGTCGTAGGAATAACAGCAACTAATAATCAAACTCATTATCTTTTGAGCCAGACAATATAG
- a CDS encoding winged helix-turn-helix domain-containing protein, with translation MINGICFNSAEQTISFNEKSILLNPKANQLLLFMAQNPNKTLSREEILTSVWSRDFVSDHSLTQAVSDLRKALAELGSEHKKVIVTRPKAGYVLEADVELCDVTSTVSNDLPTAKTHILKQSKIMLGLLVMTLISAISIAVWSLPKGLSTPNVTIDPYNMVFVTFESEPKYQHFAFSLSDLINYRVNQQGRYRSSLLYEQSSELSERAALVMSGFIEEQDNLPVLTFYIYDNLSNNKVFEKQYSLDDNVISTVPKIILSDIEAALEAPFDHEIISKLDRQYPKDAATFNLIHKAHYASNIITVRSLYSAIKLYDQVLAIDPTLEIAAAERFISASILNSIQPNTISTTEMELLFNSLMDIDDELHAPIYYEALAIHSFSLDDPKQAKEHLSRALSVRESWTSNILAGKISQAEGKDYQAATSYKRAYSMKPDESTLRVVNTLLFTTNLTEFGVP, from the coding sequence ATGATTAATGGCATCTGTTTTAACAGTGCCGAACAGACAATCAGCTTTAATGAAAAAAGTATTCTACTGAATCCTAAAGCCAATCAGTTATTACTGTTTATGGCGCAGAACCCAAACAAAACACTCTCAAGAGAAGAAATTTTAACCTCTGTTTGGAGCCGTGATTTTGTAAGCGATCACTCACTAACACAAGCGGTAAGCGACTTAAGAAAAGCCTTGGCAGAACTCGGCTCTGAGCACAAGAAAGTCATTGTCACCCGGCCCAAAGCTGGCTATGTATTGGAGGCAGATGTCGAATTATGTGACGTTACCTCAACAGTAAGTAATGACTTACCAACGGCGAAAACGCACATCCTCAAACAGTCAAAAATCATGCTTGGCCTCTTAGTGATGACGTTAATCTCCGCTATTTCTATTGCGGTTTGGTCACTACCCAAGGGCCTTTCAACGCCAAATGTCACGATCGACCCCTACAATATGGTTTTTGTCACTTTTGAGTCCGAACCTAAATATCAACACTTTGCGTTCAGTCTAAGTGATCTCATCAATTATCGAGTCAACCAACAAGGTCGCTACCGTTCATCATTATTGTATGAACAAAGTAGTGAGCTTTCGGAACGCGCCGCTCTCGTCATGTCAGGATTTATTGAAGAACAAGACAACCTACCCGTTTTAACTTTCTACATCTATGACAACTTGTCGAATAACAAAGTGTTCGAAAAACAATACTCGTTAGACGACAATGTGATTTCAACCGTCCCTAAAATCATTCTTTCTGATATAGAAGCTGCACTGGAAGCGCCTTTTGACCATGAAATTATCAGTAAACTAGACCGACAATACCCGAAAGATGCCGCTACCTTTAACTTAATACACAAAGCGCATTATGCGTCCAATATTATTACCGTGCGCTCACTCTATTCAGCGATCAAACTTTATGATCAAGTGCTAGCCATTGATCCAACATTGGAAATTGCGGCTGCCGAACGTTTTATTTCAGCGTCCATTCTCAACTCCATTCAGCCAAACACCATTTCAACAACGGAAATGGAGCTCTTGTTCAATAGCTTAATGGATATCGATGATGAGCTTCACGCCCCAATTTATTATGAAGCGCTAGCGATTCACTCTTTTTCACTCGATGATCCAAAGCAAGCAAAAGAGCACCTATCTCGAGCACTTTCAGTGAGAGAGTCATGGACCAGTAATATCCTTGCTGGGAAAATATCTCAAGCTGAGGGAAAGGATTATCAAGCGGCAACGTCATACAAGCGCGCATATTCAATGAAACCCGATGAATCAACGCTACGGGTAGTCAATACCTTATTATTCACCACCAATTTAACAGAGTTTGGTGTGCCATAG
- a CDS encoding tetratricopeptide repeat protein, with protein MRTAIAIFFAALLSFQTFASEEKYSESELLDRPLMERYILDELKSLRQEQQDLERRMIVEITDRELTVADKSLNYANVTVTYFFYIIAGVASLIAFVGWQSLREFKNNTTEMADKRLEKIAQEYEKKFVALERDLKRKTRIISENNKEIEKINEIHNLWLRAQSSQTPEQRIDIYDEILLVRPGDLEALTYKADAAMEIKEYHWALSLCNRVLEVDDTNGPALYQRACAYSRLGIEEQAIEDLERAIDTSPSIRDLLAEEQDLELLHGHERFERLLYSAADQ; from the coding sequence ATGCGCACAGCTATCGCCATTTTTTTCGCCGCCCTCCTCTCTTTCCAAACTTTCGCGTCCGAAGAGAAATATTCCGAATCTGAACTATTAGATCGACCGCTCATGGAGCGTTACATTCTCGATGAGCTAAAATCACTCCGTCAGGAACAACAAGATTTAGAACGCCGAATGATTGTCGAAATCACCGACCGCGAGTTAACCGTTGCCGATAAGTCATTAAACTATGCGAACGTCACCGTGACGTATTTCTTTTACATCATCGCTGGTGTTGCTTCTTTGATTGCGTTCGTTGGCTGGCAGTCATTGAGAGAATTCAAAAACAACACGACAGAGATGGCCGACAAACGCCTAGAAAAAATCGCACAAGAATACGAGAAAAAATTCGTGGCTCTTGAGCGTGATTTAAAACGCAAGACACGCATCATTAGTGAAAACAACAAAGAAATCGAAAAGATCAACGAAATCCATAATTTGTGGTTACGCGCGCAAAGCTCTCAAACGCCCGAGCAACGCATTGATATTTACGATGAGATTTTGTTGGTTCGTCCAGGTGATTTAGAAGCACTCACCTACAAAGCCGATGCCGCGATGGAGATAAAAGAGTACCACTGGGCACTCAGTCTATGTAATCGCGTCCTAGAAGTGGACGATACAAATGGCCCTGCACTATATCAGCGAGCCTGTGCTTATTCTCGATTGGGTATCGAAGAGCAAGCTATCGAAGATCTAGAACGTGCAATTGACACCAGTCCATCGATTCGTGATCTTTTAGCCGAAGAGCAAGATTTGGAGCTCTTACATGGTCATGAGCGATTTGAGCGCTTACTTTATTCCGCCGCCGATCAATAA
- the soxR gene encoding redox-sensitive transcriptional activator SoxR, which yields MEISVGEVARRSGVKVSALHFYEQKGLISSWRNTGNQRRYHRSVLRRVAVIKAAQQVGLSLEEIKQALDELPQHGAPNKAQWESMASHWHQQLDLKIQKLKALQNDLGGCIGCGCLSLESCALRNPDDVLGKEHAGSNLSQDEKG from the coding sequence ATGGAAATTAGCGTTGGGGAAGTCGCCAGACGCTCTGGAGTAAAAGTGTCAGCGCTGCACTTTTATGAGCAGAAAGGATTGATATCGAGTTGGCGCAATACAGGCAATCAACGCCGTTATCACCGCAGTGTATTGCGTCGTGTGGCGGTGATAAAAGCCGCGCAGCAAGTCGGACTATCTTTGGAAGAAATCAAGCAAGCGTTGGATGAACTGCCACAACATGGGGCTCCCAATAAAGCGCAGTGGGAAAGCATGGCGAGCCATTGGCATCAGCAACTCGATCTGAAAATCCAAAAGCTTAAAGCATTACAAAATGACTTGGGCGGTTGTATTGGCTGTGGGTGTCTTTCTCTTGAAAGTTGCGCATTGAGAAATCCTGATGATGTACTAGGTAAAGAGCACGCAGGGTCCAATTTATCACAGGATGAAAAGGGCTAG
- the fusA gene encoding elongation factor G: MPINKIRNIAFVGQTGTGKTTLIEKLLYTCQATSHLGCVEKGDTVTDFDSQSIQYQHSIEATPVSLSWNNHRLNIIDTPGQSELLGRTISIFPAVETSALVIDPQAPINQTSDRLFAFAKEQKKCQMIIINKLDDHGNQLETVLDNIFEHFGDNCLPINLPSSDGKSVVDCYFEPNTSIETLISNVEDTHETLIDQVIEVDEELMELYLEQGSELTAEQLHDPFEEALRTGHVIPICFVSSETGAGIELLLRTLAEIMPMPNEGNPPMLEKNGKRVKVNCETLEHTVAHVYKVSVDPYMGKLAYLRVYQGEITAGSQLFVGENNKAFKVGHLYQLQGKDRKEIPRALAGDFCVLAKVDDLVFDSIVHDSHQEDGVQLKTLNFPDSMYSLCLKPVKRGDEQKLGDVLNKISSEDPSLRGEHRARTNETIISGQGEFHLKVALEKMSSIYKLDVETCQPSVEYFETITKPAEGHYRHKKQSGGAGQFGEVQLRVRPLERGAGFQFINKVVGGSIPTALIPAVEKGIVQALEEGAISGNPIKDVEVTVYDGKYHSVDSKEIAFVIAGKKAFLDAINNADPIVLEPIVQMELHIPTANVGDVSGDLSGNRGLIEGTEPIDSHFTILRAKSPVNELQDYSRRLRSITGGEGSFNMTLSHYEPAPPAVQKQVCQSDAQQN; the protein is encoded by the coding sequence ATGCCTATCAACAAGATCCGCAACATCGCCTTTGTCGGCCAAACGGGGACTGGCAAAACTACGTTGATTGAAAAACTGCTTTATACCTGCCAAGCCACTAGCCATCTCGGGTGTGTAGAAAAAGGCGATACCGTTACCGATTTCGATTCCCAATCCATCCAATATCAACACAGCATTGAGGCGACACCCGTCAGTTTGAGTTGGAATAACCATCGACTGAACATCATTGACACCCCAGGACAAAGCGAGTTGCTTGGGCGAACCATCAGCATCTTTCCTGCTGTCGAAACATCCGCGCTAGTCATTGATCCTCAGGCACCAATCAACCAAACCTCAGACCGACTCTTTGCTTTTGCGAAAGAGCAGAAAAAGTGCCAAATGATCATCATCAATAAATTGGATGATCACGGCAATCAACTCGAAACCGTTCTTGATAATATTTTTGAGCATTTTGGCGACAACTGCTTGCCAATCAACTTACCGTCTTCCGATGGAAAATCTGTCGTCGATTGTTATTTTGAGCCGAATACGTCTATAGAAACCCTCATATCCAATGTTGAAGATACGCACGAAACCTTGATAGACCAAGTCATCGAAGTCGATGAAGAACTGATGGAGCTCTACTTAGAACAAGGCTCAGAACTCACGGCAGAACAACTTCATGACCCCTTTGAAGAAGCATTACGGACGGGCCATGTTATCCCTATCTGTTTCGTATCATCGGAAACCGGTGCAGGTATAGAGCTGCTATTAAGAACCCTAGCGGAAATCATGCCAATGCCGAATGAGGGCAACCCTCCAATGCTTGAAAAGAACGGTAAGAGGGTTAAAGTCAACTGTGAAACGTTAGAGCATACCGTGGCACACGTATATAAAGTGAGCGTCGATCCCTACATGGGAAAACTCGCCTATTTACGTGTCTATCAAGGTGAAATTACTGCCGGTAGCCAACTCTTTGTCGGAGAAAATAATAAAGCATTTAAAGTGGGTCATTTGTATCAACTACAGGGTAAAGATCGAAAAGAAATACCACGAGCACTGGCGGGAGATTTCTGCGTACTAGCGAAAGTAGATGATCTCGTATTCGACTCGATCGTGCATGATTCGCATCAAGAAGATGGTGTGCAACTTAAAACACTCAATTTCCCTGACTCTATGTACTCTTTATGCTTGAAGCCAGTAAAACGAGGGGATGAACAAAAACTTGGCGACGTCCTTAATAAAATTTCAAGCGAAGATCCATCACTCAGGGGAGAACATCGTGCACGAACCAATGAAACCATCATCAGCGGTCAAGGTGAGTTCCATCTAAAAGTCGCACTTGAGAAAATGTCGAGCATTTACAAGCTCGACGTAGAAACCTGTCAACCAAGCGTCGAATACTTTGAAACCATCACCAAGCCAGCTGAAGGGCACTATCGTCATAAGAAACAAAGTGGTGGCGCAGGTCAATTTGGTGAAGTTCAACTAAGAGTGCGGCCTCTTGAGCGTGGCGCAGGCTTCCAATTTATCAATAAGGTTGTTGGCGGATCCATTCCTACTGCGCTTATTCCTGCGGTAGAAAAAGGGATTGTTCAAGCCTTAGAAGAGGGCGCGATTTCTGGGAACCCAATTAAAGATGTCGAAGTCACCGTGTACGATGGTAAATATCACTCGGTAGACTCGAAAGAAATTGCGTTCGTCATTGCGGGGAAAAAAGCATTCTTAGATGCCATTAACAATGCCGATCCAATCGTGCTAGAACCGATTGTACAGATGGAGTTGCACATCCCCACCGCCAACGTCGGTGACGTATCAGGAGATCTTTCGGGCAATCGAGGATTAATCGAGGGCACAGAACCCATTGACAGTCACTTCACCATATTAAGAGCAAAATCCCCAGTGAATGAGCTTCAAGATTACTCGCGGCGTCTGCGCTCAATCACTGGTGGTGAGGGTAGTTTTAATATGACTCTAAGCCATTACGAGCCCGCTCCTCCAGCGGTACAAAAGCAAGTTTGCCAAAGCGACGCCCAACAAAATTAG
- the nqrM gene encoding (Na+)-NQR maturation NqrM — translation MVWLFTFLGFLAVILLMSLGVIFHNKRIQGSCGGLNNVGVDKVCNCETTCAESERRLYQIQEPNSGNLSSS, via the coding sequence ATGGTTTGGTTATTTACGTTCTTAGGCTTTTTAGCGGTGATATTGTTGATGTCGCTTGGTGTCATCTTCCATAACAAACGGATTCAGGGTAGTTGTGGTGGATTGAACAATGTAGGCGTTGATAAAGTCTGCAATTGTGAAACAACGTGTGCGGAAAGTGAACGTCGACTTTATCAAATTCAGGAACCTAACTCAGGCAATTTATCGTCTTCTTAA
- a CDS encoding NifB/NifX family molybdenum-iron cluster-binding protein, whose amino-acid sequence MIYAIPNDGERVANHFIKAPYIAIYSDTKGMLKNLANIAAMPQAGCNAKSQLIQSLKEYQVDAVLVRNIGERALNKLLKSGKQVFKLSTRSSLDDVLAVPRIALVEASQGRPSTHHMKKGGCGGCGSKSLAPSLLLSPRANKEKVSGSIRPTILIKHISK is encoded by the coding sequence ATGATTTATGCTATTCCAAATGATGGTGAGCGAGTCGCTAACCATTTTATTAAAGCGCCATATATTGCTATTTATTCCGATACCAAAGGTATGCTTAAAAACTTAGCGAATATTGCGGCAATGCCTCAAGCTGGCTGTAACGCGAAATCACAGCTTATTCAGTCGTTAAAAGAGTATCAAGTGGATGCAGTTTTAGTGAGAAACATTGGCGAGCGAGCTTTAAATAAACTGTTGAAAAGCGGTAAACAGGTATTCAAGCTATCAACGCGCAGTTCATTGGATGACGTGCTTGCTGTTCCCCGTATTGCTCTTGTTGAAGCGAGTCAAGGTCGGCCCTCTACTCATCACATGAAGAAAGGTGGTTGTGGTGGCTGTGGTAGTAAATCCTTGGCACCATCATTACTGCTTAGTCCAAGAGCGAATAAGGAAAAGGTTTCTGGTTCCATTCGGCCAACTATACTGATAAAACACATATCTAAGTAA
- a CDS encoding DUF134 domain-containing protein, with amino-acid sequence MARPKIERRICGRAAHHCFKPNGIPYSQLDKIDILPEELEALRLADLERLSQQEAAEQMGISRQTFGNTVKRARYKVAKSLVEGCALVFPDEESNS; translated from the coding sequence GTGGCGAGACCAAAAATAGAACGACGTATTTGTGGAAGAGCGGCACATCATTGTTTTAAGCCCAACGGGATTCCATACAGCCAGCTCGACAAAATAGACATATTACCTGAAGAGCTAGAAGCGTTGCGTTTGGCTGATTTAGAACGATTGAGTCAACAAGAAGCTGCCGAACAAATGGGGATTTCTCGCCAAACTTTTGGTAATACGGTGAAGAGGGCGCGTTACAAAGTCGCAAAGAGTCTAGTTGAGGGTTGTGCATTGGTTTTTCCAGACGAGGAGTCAAACTCATGA
- a CDS encoding ABC transporter substrate-binding protein, whose protein sequence is MNYKTPLLFAIGALTANANASECGSVTIADMNWNSATLIANVDRFILEHGYGCDAELIPGDTMPTGTSMIEKGQPDVAPELWSNSLKDALDKGVEEKRLRYAGKALVDGGEEGFWVPAYLVKQYPEIKTIEGIKKHAKLFSHPEDHSKSAFYSCPAGWNCQISAGNLFRAMNLEAAGFDIIDPGSSAGLSGSIAKAYEREQAWFGYYWAPTAVLGKYDMVKVDFGSGVNVDEFVNCTTQAECDAPKVTMYPPSPVHTITTEEFASRSPAAYDYFTKRGFTNADMNQLLAWMEDNQADGEETMFHFLENYPQIWTTWVPQDVATKVQGAL, encoded by the coding sequence ATGAATTATAAAACACCGTTACTATTCGCGATTGGTGCGCTAACGGCCAATGCAAATGCAAGCGAGTGTGGATCGGTCACAATTGCAGATATGAACTGGAATTCAGCCACGCTGATTGCTAACGTGGACCGCTTTATTCTTGAGCACGGTTATGGATGTGACGCCGAGCTTATACCGGGTGATACTATGCCTACAGGTACATCCATGATCGAAAAAGGCCAACCGGATGTTGCACCAGAGCTTTGGAGCAATAGCCTGAAAGATGCGTTAGACAAAGGGGTTGAGGAAAAACGCCTACGCTACGCAGGCAAAGCGTTAGTAGACGGTGGTGAAGAGGGCTTTTGGGTTCCGGCTTATCTCGTAAAGCAATACCCAGAAATCAAAACCATTGAGGGCATTAAAAAGCACGCGAAGCTGTTTTCTCACCCTGAAGATCACAGCAAATCGGCATTCTATAGCTGCCCTGCCGGTTGGAACTGTCAAATCAGTGCTGGTAACCTTTTTAGAGCAATGAACCTTGAAGCAGCAGGCTTTGACATCATCGACCCAGGTTCTAGCGCAGGTTTATCAGGCTCTATCGCAAAAGCGTATGAGCGTGAACAAGCTTGGTTTGGTTACTACTGGGCCCCAACGGCGGTACTTGGTAAATACGACATGGTAAAAGTCGATTTTGGTAGTGGTGTTAATGTAGATGAATTTGTCAACTGTACGACTCAAGCTGAGTGTGATGCCCCTAAAGTTACCATGTACCCACCATCACCAGTACACACCATCACTACTGAAGAATTTGCATCACGCTCCCCAGCAGCATACGACTACTTCACCAAACGTGGTTTCACAAACGCGGATATGAACCAATTATTAGCGTGGATGGAAGACAACCAAGCGGATGGTGAAGAAACCATGTTCCACTTCTTAGAAAACTACCCGCAAATCTGGACGACATGGGTTCCACAAGATGTCGCGACAAAAGTGCAAGGTGCACTGTAA